One Brassica napus cultivar Da-Ae chromosome A1, Da-Ae, whole genome shotgun sequence genomic region harbors:
- the BNAA01G20990D gene encoding uncharacterized protein BNAA01G20990D, translating to MYIYYYIFESHFLKMDPIMKGGSKEKENSFVWLVKAPFRILIMARDAYIRSITSCSGTGILTGGGSSGFGQLSGNFQICDPPSTALPRSFTLSSPARDQGCLTGGGQLTTATRQSFPLDRRRNYRCVAVMGRIDEEVSCDDESEEDH from the coding sequence atgtatatatattactatatttttgaATCTCATTTCTTGAAAATGGATCCAATAATGAAAGGAGGAAgcaaagagaaagaaaacagCTTTGTATGGTTAGTGAAGGCTCCTTTCCGTATCTTGATCATGGCACGTGACGCCTACATACGCAGCATTACGTCATGTTCCGGTACCGGAATCCTTACCGGCGGTGGATCTTCTGGTTTTGGTCAGCTTTCAGGGAACTTCCAAATCTGCGATCCACCTAGCACCGCCCTTCCTAGAAGCTTTACCTTATCGTCCCCGGCACGTGATCAAGGCTGCCTGACAGGTGGTGGACAGCTTACAACGGCGACGAGACAATCGTTCCCGTTGGATCGCCGGAGGAATTATAGATGTGTTGCCGTGATGGGACGAATTGACGAGGAGGTTTCTTGTGATGATGAGTCTGAAGAAGATCATTGA